The genome window CTTCGCGACCCGGCGTCGTACGGCGACGGAGGCGTCACTCAACACCGACGCAGTCGCCATCACGGTCCTCGACACCCTCGGCGTCGCGATCGCGGGCAGCACCACGGAGGCCGCCCGCGTCATCGCAGCCTGGGCCGCCGACATTCCCTCGGTGGGCGCAGCGCCGGTGTGGGGGACAGGCACGCGGGCCGCGCCGGCCGACGCAGCTCTCGTCAACGGCACGGCCTCGCACGCCCTGGACTGGGACGACGCGTCTCCGTCGGTGCCGATGCATCCCGGTGCCGTCCTCGTCCCCGCGCTGCTGGCCCAGGCGGTGACGACCGAGGTCACCGGTGCCCAGCTGGTCGAGGCCTACCACGTCGGCGCCGCCGTCTTCCGGGCCGTCTCCGAAGCCCTGCCCGTCAACGCCTCGGTCGCACGCGGATGGCACAACACGGCCACCTCCGGCCGACTCGCCACCGCGGCCGCGCTCGCCAACCTGACCCGCCTCGACACCGTCGCGACCGAGCATGCGCTCGGTCTCGTGGCCTCGATGTCGAGCGGCAGCGTCACCAACTTCGGCACGATGACCAAGCCGCTCCACGCCGGCCTGGCTGCGCGCGACGGCGTGGTCGCGGTCTCCCTCGCCGCGCGCGGCTTCACGGCCGACCGCACCCAGTTGGAGGACGTCCACGGCTTCTTCGCGCAGTACGGCGAGCGCCGCCCGGACCTCCTCGCCGCCCTTCCGGACCGGCTCGAGCACTGGTACGACGCCTGGCCGACCGACTGGTCGATCAAGCGCTACCCGTGCTGCTACGGCACCCACCACGCCGCGGATGCTGCCCTCGACCTGCGCGACCGGCTCGACGTCGCCGACATCGAGCGGATCGACGTGTCGATGTACGCCGCCGACTTCGGCATCCTCACCGTCGGCCGCCCGACGACCGGGCTCGAGGCCAAGTTCAGCCTGGAGTACGTCGTCGCCGTCGCGCTCCTCCGCGGAGCGGTGACCCTGGCCGACTTCGAGGACGCCGCAATTCCGGATCCGGCCGTCGAGGCGCTGCGGGCGAGGATCCACGTCGTCCCCGACGAGGACGAGCCGGCACGCTTCGCCAGCCTCCGGGTCACCCTGCGCAACGGCCGCGTTCTGCACACCCGGACCGACCTCACCCGCGGTGATGCCCGCAACCCGATGACACACGACGAGGTCCGGGCCAAGTTCGTCGGGGCCTGCCGCAGTGCGGGATGGCCCGAGGAGTCGGCCACCGACGCCGCCGATCAGCTGCTCGCGCTCGCGTCCCACGCGAGCGTCTCCCAGATGGTCGCCCGCCTGGGCGACCCGACACCACGAAGCGAAAGGACGACGCCATGACGGCCTCTGTGAGGAGCCTGGGCTACCTGAGGATCAACTCCACCGACCTCGACGCCTGGAAGGAGTTCGGCGAGAACCTGCTCGGCCTGATGGTCGTGGAGGCCACCGGCGAGCGGGTCCGCTTCCGCATCGACGAGTACGAGTACCGCATCGAGGTCCTCGCTGCCGACAACGACAACGTCACCACGATCGGCTGGGAGGTGGCCACCGAGGCCGACCTCGAGGAGCTCGTCAGCCGCCTCGAGGAGGCCGGCTACAAGGTCGAGCAGCTCGGCAAGGACGTCGCCAAGGAGCGCAACGTCACGCGACTGGCCACCTTCCGCGACCCCGACGATGTCCTCAGCCTCGAGCTGTACGTCGGGCTGAAGACCGCCAACGAGCGGTTCTACTCGACCAAGGGCGCCACCTTCGTCGCCGGTCGCGCCCTGGGGCTCGGACACGTCTTCCAGGTGGTCGGGGACGCGGAGAAGTACGACGAGCTCTACCGCACGATCCTCGGGTTCCGCCTCAGCGACTACATCGAGGTCCCGCCGAACCTCGAGGCGACGTTCCTGCACTGCAACCCGCGGCACCACTCGTTCGCCTACGTGGCGAACCCCAAGCGTCCGCTGGGCCCGGGGCACTTCATGGTCGAGGTCGACGATCTCGACAGCGTCGGCCGCGCCTGGCAGCAGATGCTCGACGAGAAAGCGCCGGTCATCCAGACCCTCGGCCGCCACACCAACGACAAGATGATCTCCGCCTACGTCAAGACGCCCTCCAACGTCGGCGTCGAGTACGGCTTCGGCGGCCTCCTCGTGGACGACGCGACCTGGACCCCCACTCGCTACGACTGGGCCCACTACTGGGGCCACGAGAAGCAAGCGCTCTGACGCGCGCGAAAGGGACCGACATGACTGAGCTGACGTACGACAACACCAGCCGATTCGTGGGCCTGCCG of Nocardioides sp. Kera G14 contains these proteins:
- a CDS encoding MmgE/PrpD family protein, producing the protein MTATATRATVPATTAAIAGFATRRRTATEASLNTDAVAITVLDTLGVAIAGSTTEAARVIAAWAADIPSVGAAPVWGTGTRAAPADAALVNGTASHALDWDDASPSVPMHPGAVLVPALLAQAVTTEVTGAQLVEAYHVGAAVFRAVSEALPVNASVARGWHNTATSGRLATAAALANLTRLDTVATEHALGLVASMSSGSVTNFGTMTKPLHAGLAARDGVVAVSLAARGFTADRTQLEDVHGFFAQYGERRPDLLAALPDRLEHWYDAWPTDWSIKRYPCCYGTHHAADAALDLRDRLDVADIERIDVSMYAADFGILTVGRPTTGLEAKFSLEYVVAVALLRGAVTLADFEDAAIPDPAVEALRARIHVVPDEDEPARFASLRVTLRNGRVLHTRTDLTRGDARNPMTHDEVRAKFVGACRSAGWPEESATDAADQLLALASHASVSQMVARLGDPTPRSERTTP
- a CDS encoding VOC family protein: MTASVRSLGYLRINSTDLDAWKEFGENLLGLMVVEATGERVRFRIDEYEYRIEVLAADNDNVTTIGWEVATEADLEELVSRLEEAGYKVEQLGKDVAKERNVTRLATFRDPDDVLSLELYVGLKTANERFYSTKGATFVAGRALGLGHVFQVVGDAEKYDELYRTILGFRLSDYIEVPPNLEATFLHCNPRHHSFAYVANPKRPLGPGHFMVEVDDLDSVGRAWQQMLDEKAPVIQTLGRHTNDKMISAYVKTPSNVGVEYGFGGLLVDDATWTPTRYDWAHYWGHEKQAL